One genomic region from Apodemus sylvaticus chromosome 1, mApoSyl1.1, whole genome shotgun sequence encodes:
- the Trim68 gene encoding E3 ubiquitin-protein ligase TRIM68 isoform X3: protein MSPGSISLLPEEHWKASVSLSASCWGVLMTFLLQWKLQQALEHLRKEQEEAWKLEVGEKDQAAIWKTQIEMRKQSILWEFEKYRRLLKEKGLPCQQAEEEAAAVQASLEREKGETANQLELRRVKITQQRQVLWRMLVELEERSQRPVCWLLQGIQEALNRSESWSLQQLEPISLELKTECRVLGLRETLKTFAVDVRLDPDTAYSRLVVSKDRKSVHYGVTQQNLPDNPERFYRYNIVLGSQCISSGRHYWEVEVGDRSEWGLGVCVENVDRKEVVYLSPHYGFWVIRLRKGIEYRAGTDEYPLLPLSVPPHRVGIFLDYETHDISFYNVTDGGSHIFTFPRYPFPGRLLPYFSPCYSIGTNNTTPLTICTLDGEG, encoded by the exons CCTGCTGCCTGAGGAGCACTGGAAAGCCTCTGTCAGCCTGAGTGCCTCCTGCTGGGGCGTGCTCATGACCTTCCTCTTGCAGTGGAAACTCCAGCAGGCTCTGGAACATCtgaggaaagaacaggaagaagccTGGAAACTGGAAGTCGGTGAGAAGGACCAAGCGGCCATCTGGAAG ACACAGATAGAAATGCGAAAGCAGAGCATCCTATGGGAGTTTGAAAAATATCGGCGATTATTAAAGGAAAAAGGACTGCCGTGCCAGCAGGCTGAAGAAGAGGCAGCTGCagttcaggctagcctcgagCGGGAGAAGGGAGAGACAGCAAACCAGCTGGAGCTGAGGCGTGTGAAGATCACCCAGCAGAGACAGGTCCTGTGGAGGATGCTTGTGGAGCTGGAAGAGAGATCCCAGAGACCTGTGTGCTGGCTGCTGCAG GGTATTCAGGAAGCCTTAAACAG GAGTGAGTCTTGGAGCCTGCAGCAGCTAGAACCAATCTCCTTGGAGCTGAAGACAGAGTGCCGTGTGCTAGGACTAAGAGAGACCCTGAAGACATTTGCAG TGGATGTGCGCCTAGATCCAGACACAGCTTACTCCCGCCTAGTCGTTTCCAAGGACAGGAAAAGTGTGCACTATGGAGTCACCCAGCAGAACCTGCCTGACAATCCTGAGAGATTTTACCGCTATAACATTGTCTTGGGCAGCCAATGCATCTCCTCTGGCCGGCACTACTGGGAAGTAGAGGTTGGAGACAGATCTGAATGGGGCCTGGGAGTATGTGTGGAAAATGTAGACCGGAAGGAGGTGGTCTACTTATCCCCTCACTATGGCTTCTGGGTGATAAGACTAAGGAAAGGAATAGAGTACCGCGCAGGCACAGATGAATATCCGCTCCTGCCCTTGTCGGTTCCGCCGCACCGCGTAGGAATCTTCCTAGACTATGAGACCCATGACATCTCCTTCTACAATGTGACTGATGGTGGCTCCCACATTTTCACTTTCCCCCGCTATCCCTTCCCAGGACGTCTCCTGCCCTATTTCAGTCCTTGCTACAGCATTGGCACTAACAACACCACTCCACTCACCATTTGTACCCTGGATGGGGAAGGCTAG
- the LOC127684304 gene encoding olfactory receptor 52I2-like, whose translation MSGSSYNYTVDLPATFFLLGIPGLQSSYLWLAISLSAMYSTALLGNMLIITVICMDSTLQEPMYFFLCVLAAVDVVMASSVVPKMVSIFSSGDSSIGFNACFTQMYFVHAATAVETGLLLAMAFDRYVAICKPLHYRRILTARLMLGLCVTIVLRAVISMTPLSWMLSHLPFCGSKVVLHSYCEHMAVAKLVCADPMPSSLYSLVCSSIIVGSDMAFIAVSYVLILRAVFNLSSKKAQMKALSTCGSHVGVMCLFYLPGISSIYIAWLWQDAVPLHIQVLLADLYLIIPPTLNPIIYGIRTKQIRERMWVLLTCFL comes from the coding sequence ATGTCAGGATCATCCTACAACTACACAGTGGACCTCCCTGCCACCTTCTTCCTCTTGGGCATCCCAGGTTTACAGTCTTCCTATCTTTGGCTGGCCATCTCACTGAGTGCCATGTACAGCACAGCCCTCCTAGGAAATATGCTCATCATTACCGTGATCTGCATGGACTCCACTCTACAAGagcccatgtacttcttcctatGTGTCCTGGCTGCTGTGGATGTTGTTATGGCCTCTTCTGTGGTACCTAAGATGGTGAGCATCTTCAGTTCAGGAGACAGCTCCATCGGCTTTAATGCCTGTTTCACTCAGATGTACTTTGTCCATGCAGCCACTGCTGTGGAGACAGGACTGCTACTGGCCATGGCTtttgatcgctatgtggccatctgcaagcCCTTACACTACAGGAGAATTCTCACAGCTAGACTGATGCTGGGATTGTGTGTGACTATTGTCCTCAGAGCTGTCATTTCCATGACTCCCCTGAGTTGGATGTTGAGTCATTTGCCATTCTGTGGCTCCAAGGTAGTTTTGCATTCTTACTGTGAACACATGGCTGTGGCCAAGTTAGTATGTGCagaccccatgcccagcagtCTGTATAGCTTGGTTTGTTCTTCTATTATTGTGGGCTCTGACATGGCCTTCATTGCTGTCTCCTATGTTTTGATTCTTAGGGCAGTATTTAATCTGTCCTCAAAGAAGGCCCAGATGAAGGCCTTAAGCACATGTGGCTCTCATGTGGGAGTTATGTGTCTTTTCTATCTCCCTGGGATCTCATCCATATATATAGCCTGGTTATGGCAGGATGCAGTTCCCCTGCACATCCAAGTATTGTTAGCTGACTTGTACCTGATCATCCCACCGACTTTAAACCCTATCATTTATGGTATTAGGACCAAGCAAATCCGGGAGCGAATGTGGGTGCTGCTGACATGCTTCTTATAG
- the LOC127681202 gene encoding olfactory receptor 52I2-like — translation MLGPSYNHTMESPATFFLLGIPGLQSSYLWLAISLSAMYSTALLGNMLIITVICMDSTLQEPMHFFLCVLAAVDVVMASSVVPKMVSIFSSGDSSIGFNACFTQMYFVHAATAVETGLLLAMAFDRYVAICKPLHYMRILTPHVMLAISVTITVRAVIFMTPLSWMLSHLPFCASNVVPHSYCEHMAVAKLACADPMPSSLYSLIFSSIIVGSDVAFISASYTLILKTVFGLSSRNAQWKALSTCGSHVGVMALYYLPGMASIYVAWLGQDRVPLHTQVLLADLYLIIPPTLNPIIYGIRTRQIRERIWSLLTRCFFQQYTQSS, via the coding sequence ATGCTGGGGCCATCCTACAACCACACAATGGAGTCCCCTGCCACCTTCTTCCTCTTGGGCATCCCAGGTTTACAGTCTTCCTATCTTTGGCTGGCCATCTCACTGAGCGCCATGTACAGCACAGCCCTCCTAGGAAATATGCTCATCATTACCGTGATCTGCATGGACTCCACGCTACAAGAGCCCATGCACTTCTTCCTGTGTGTCCTGGCTGCTGTGGATGTTGTTATGGCCTCTTCTGTGGTACCTAAGATGGTGAGCATCTTCAGTTCAGGGGACAGCTCCATCGGCTTTAATGCCTGTTTCACTCAGATGTACTTTGTCCATGCAGCCACTGCTGTGGAGACAGGACTGCTACTGGCCATGGCTtttgatcgctatgtggccatctgcaagcCCTTACATTATATGAGAATTCTCACCCCTCATGTGATGCTGGCAATTAGTGTGACTATCACTGTTAGAGCTGTTATTTTTATGACCCCTTTGAGTTGGATGTTGAGTCATTTGCCGTTTTGCGCCTCCAATGTAGTTCCTCATTCCTACTGTGAACACATGGCTGTGGCCAAGTTAGCATGTGCTGACCCCATGCCCAGCAGTCTCTACAGTTTGATTTTTTCCTCCATCATTGTGGGCTCAGATGTGGCCTTCATTTCAGCCTCTTATACTTTGATTCTCAAGACAGTTTTTGGTCTGTCCTCAAGGAATGCACAGTGGAAGGCATTGAGTACATGTGGCTCTCATGTTGGGGTCATGGCACTGTATTATCTCCCTGGGATGGCATCCATCTATGTGGCCTGGCTAGGGCAGGACAGAGTACCACTGCACACCCAAGTGCTGTTAGCTGACTTGTACCTGATCATCCCACCCACCTTAAATCCTATCATTTATGGTATTAGGACCAGACAAATCCGGGAGCGGATATGGAGTCTTCTGACACGTTGCTTCTTTCAGCAGTACACTCAAAGTTCATGA
- the LOC127681207 gene encoding olfactory receptor 51H1-like, translating into MNSNISQTSHHSFILTGIPGMPDKNLWMAFPLGFLYTLTLLGNGTILAVVKVEQSLHEPMYYFLCILALTDVSLSMSTLPSMLSIFWFNAPEIPFDACITQMFFIHGFGVVESGVLVSMAFDRFVAIRNPLRYASILTHGLIGKIGLVVFARAVCMVFPVPFLIKRLPFCRSNVLSHSYCLHRDAMRLACASTRVNSLYGLIVVILTLGLDALIILFSYVLILKTVLGIASRAERLKALNTCLSHICAVLLFYIPLIGATMIHRFGKHLSPVVHMFMANIYLLLPPVLNPIVYSVKTKQIRRRIIQVFQGRKNMT; encoded by the coding sequence ATGAACTCAAACATTTCACAAACCAGTCACCACAGTTTCATTCTAACAGGCATCCCAGGGATGCCAGACAAGAACTTGTGGATGGCCTTTCCCCTTGGATTTCTCTACACACTAACTCTCCTGGGAAATGGCACCATCCTAGCAGTTGTCAAGGTAGAGCAGAGCCTTCATGAGCCTATGTACTACTTCCTCTGCATCTTGGCTCTAACTGATGTTAGTCTCTCCATGTCCACCTTGCCCTCTATGCTCAGTATCTTCTGGTTCAATGCCCCTGAGATTCCCTTTGATGCATGCATCACACAGATGTTCTTCATCCATGGATTTGGAGTAGTAGAATCTGGAGTCTTAGTGTCCATGGCCTTTGACAGATTTGTGGCTATCCGGAACCCACTGCGTTATGCTTCCATCCTCACTCATGGGCTTATTGGAAAGATTGGACTAGTTGTCTTTGCCCGGGCAGTATGTATGGTATTTCCAGTGCCCTTTCTTATAAAACGGTTGCCCTTCTGTCGTTCCAATGTCTTATCTCATTCATACTGTCTTCACCGAGATGCAATGAGGTTAGCCTGTGCCAGCACCCGTGTCAACAGCCTCTACGGCCTCATTGTTGTCATTCTCACATTAGGGCTTGATGCTCTCATCATTCTTTTCTCTTATGTACTTATCCTGAAGACAGTGCTGGGCATTGCCTCCAGAGCTGAGAGGCTCAAAGCCCTCAACACCTGCCTCTCTCACATCTGTGCTGTGCTTCTTTTTTATATTCCTCTCATTGGTGCCACCATGATCCACAGATTTGGGAAACATTTATCACCAGTTGTGCACATGTTCATGGCTAATATctaccttctccttccccctgtgCTAAACCCTATTGTCTACAGTGTGAAGACCAAGCAGATTCGTAGACGGATCATCCAAGTGTTCCAGGGGAGAAAGAACATGACCTAG